In a single window of the Cupriavidus sp. P-10 genome:
- a CDS encoding DHA2 family efflux MFS transporter permease subunit, with amino-acid sequence MANSITAAQSGGATARPAAPLAPQQPQPLTGGKLVIGTIALSLATFMNVLDSSIANVSIPAISGDLGVAPNQGTWVITSFAVANAISVPLTGWLTTRFGAVRLFITSILLFVVASWLCGVAPNLETLLAARVLQGAVAGPMIPLSQSLLLSSYPPAKSTMALALWGMTTLVAPIMGPLLGGWISDNMTWPWIFYINVPVGIITAYATWAIYKDRETPTKMLPIDRIGLALLVIWVGSMQLMLDKGKELDWFHSTEIVVLTLVAIVGFLFFLAWETYEKHPIVDISLFKGRNFSSGVVAISVAYGLFFGNLVILPLWLQTIVGYTATDAGIVMAPVGIFAILLSPVIGRNLPKMDARWVATAAFITFGIVSLMRSGFTTQVDTWTLMVPTLIQGAAMAMFFIPLTSIILSGQPAEKIPAASGLSNFVRITFGGIGASISTTVWENRSALHHAQLVEQVNPFNPAYHDQLNHLMQMGMSQAQAVGVIERNITQQAAMLGANDIFWISGMLFFVLIGFVWLTRPAKGGGGSADAMAAH; translated from the coding sequence ATGGCCAACTCCATCACCGCCGCGCAGTCCGGCGGCGCAACGGCGCGGCCTGCCGCGCCGCTGGCGCCGCAGCAGCCGCAGCCGCTGACCGGCGGCAAGCTGGTGATCGGCACCATCGCGCTGTCGCTGGCCACGTTCATGAACGTGCTCGACTCGTCGATCGCCAACGTGTCGATCCCGGCAATCTCGGGCGACCTCGGCGTGGCGCCGAACCAGGGCACCTGGGTCATCACCTCGTTCGCGGTGGCCAACGCGATCTCGGTGCCACTGACCGGCTGGCTGACCACGCGCTTCGGCGCGGTGCGGCTGTTCATCACGTCGATCCTGCTGTTCGTGGTGGCGTCATGGCTGTGCGGCGTCGCGCCCAACCTGGAAACGCTGCTGGCCGCGCGGGTCCTGCAAGGGGCGGTGGCGGGGCCGATGATCCCGCTGTCGCAGTCGCTGCTGCTGTCGAGCTATCCTCCCGCGAAAAGCACCATGGCGCTGGCGCTGTGGGGCATGACCACGCTGGTGGCGCCCATCATGGGTCCGCTGCTGGGCGGCTGGATCTCAGACAACATGACGTGGCCGTGGATCTTCTATATCAACGTGCCGGTGGGGATCATAACCGCCTACGCCACCTGGGCGATCTACAAGGACCGCGAGACGCCGACCAAGATGCTGCCGATCGACCGCATCGGCCTGGCGCTGCTGGTGATCTGGGTGGGGTCGATGCAGCTGATGCTCGACAAGGGCAAGGAGCTGGACTGGTTCCACTCCACCGAGATCGTCGTGCTGACGCTGGTCGCCATTGTCGGCTTCCTGTTCTTCCTGGCGTGGGAGACCTACGAGAAGCATCCGATCGTGGACATCAGCCTGTTCAAGGGCCGCAACTTCAGCTCCGGCGTGGTGGCCATCTCGGTGGCATACGGGTTGTTCTTCGGCAACCTGGTGATTTTGCCGCTATGGCTGCAGACCATCGTCGGCTATACCGCGACGGATGCGGGCATCGTGATGGCGCCGGTGGGGATCTTCGCGATCCTGCTGTCCCCGGTCATCGGGCGCAACCTGCCGAAGATGGATGCGCGCTGGGTCGCAACGGCCGCGTTCATCACCTTCGGCATCGTCAGTTTGATGCGTTCGGGCTTCACCACGCAGGTCGATACCTGGACGCTGATGGTGCCGACACTGATCCAGGGCGCGGCGATGGCGATGTTCTTCATCCCGCTGACGTCGATCATCCTGTCGGGACAGCCGGCCGAGAAGATTCCGGCGGCATCGGGCCTGTCGAACTTCGTGCGGATCACCTTCGGCGGCATCGGCGCCTCGATCTCGACCACGGTTTGGGAGAACCGCTCTGCCCTGCACCATGCGCAGCTGGTCGAGCAGGTGAATCCGTTCAACCCGGCCTACCACGACCAGCTCAACCACCTGATGCAGATGGGCATGAGCCAGGCGCAGGCGGTGGGCGTGATCGAGCGCAACATCACCCAGCAGGCGGCCATGCTGGGTGCCAACGATATCTTCTGGATCTCGGGGATGCTGTTCTTCGTGCTGATCGGCTTCGTCTGGCTGACGCGGCCTGCAAAGGGCGGTGGCGGCTCGGCGGACGCGATGGCGGCGCACTGA
- a CDS encoding MarR family winged helix-turn-helix transcriptional regulator produces the protein MSKDDPTSGPPAPDSALFDPAKYQMSDSVGYLLQRAKNTLAHSVEQEVSSLDITHAQASCLIMIATGRAGTVTDLGRELNTDMGSVTRLLSRMEKRGLVARQRRDDDRRVVDLLLTEQGQALADRLPTIFCKVLSQHFKGFSADELQLLKSMLRRVIDNYSG, from the coding sequence ATGTCAAAGGACGACCCTACCTCCGGCCCCCCGGCGCCGGATTCCGCACTGTTCGATCCCGCCAAGTACCAGATGTCCGACAGCGTCGGCTACCTGCTGCAACGCGCGAAGAACACGCTCGCACATAGCGTCGAGCAGGAGGTCAGCAGCCTGGACATCACACATGCGCAGGCCAGTTGCCTGATCATGATCGCCACCGGGCGTGCCGGCACCGTCACAGACCTGGGCCGTGAACTGAATACCGACATGGGTTCGGTCACGCGCCTGCTGAGCCGCATGGAAAAGCGCGGCCTGGTCGCACGCCAGCGCCGCGACGACGACCGCCGCGTGGTCGACCTGTTGCTGACCGAACAGGGCCAAGCTCTGGCAGACCGCCTGCCAACCATTTTCTGCAAAGTGCTGTCGCAGCACTTCAAAGGGTTTTCCGCCGACGAACTCCAGTTGCTGAAATCCATGCTGCGCAGGGTCATCGATAACTACAGCGGGTAG
- the pepE gene encoding dipeptidase PepE encodes MELLLLSNSTSDAGYLVHAHAAIRELAGGRTRACFLPFAGVTRDWDSYETQVRDALAPAGIEAHSPHSPHRLSDADCVRAVEAAELIVIGGGNTFRLLQCLRERGLLPAIARQVRSGAARFIGWSAGTNVACPTIRTTNDMPVADPGGLDALALVPFQINPHYFNLVVPGFRGETRDQRLAEFTVLQPQMPVLGLPEGNWLRVSGDRMEMGGAHAARWFLGPEIVDVAPGTLSVPDCATAI; translated from the coding sequence ATGGAACTCCTGTTACTGAGCAATTCCACCAGCGACGCGGGCTACCTCGTCCATGCGCACGCCGCCATCCGCGAACTGGCCGGCGGGCGCACCCGTGCCTGCTTCCTCCCGTTCGCCGGCGTCACGCGCGACTGGGACAGCTACGAAACGCAGGTGCGCGACGCGCTGGCACCGGCTGGCATCGAAGCGCACTCGCCGCACTCGCCGCACCGGCTGTCCGATGCCGACTGCGTGCGGGCGGTGGAAGCGGCCGAACTGATCGTCATCGGTGGCGGCAATACCTTCCGCCTGCTGCAATGCCTGCGCGAGCGCGGCCTGCTGCCCGCCATTGCGCGCCAGGTGCGCTCGGGCGCCGCGCGCTTTATCGGCTGGAGCGCCGGCACCAACGTGGCCTGCCCGACCATCCGCACCACCAACGACATGCCCGTCGCCGATCCCGGCGGCCTCGATGCGCTCGCGCTGGTGCCCTTCCAGATCAACCCGCACTACTTCAACCTCGTGGTGCCGGGATTCCGCGGCGAAACGCGTGACCAGCGGCTCGCCGAGTTCACCGTGTTGCAGCCGCAGATGCCGGTGCTGGGCCTGCCCGAAGGCAACTGGTTGCGCGTATCCGGCGATCGCATGGAGATGGGCGGCGCACATGCCGCGCGCTGGTTCCTCGGCCCGGAGATCGTCGACGTCGCACCCGGCACCTTGTCCGTGCCGGACTGCGCCACCGCCATCTGA
- a CDS encoding IclR family transcriptional regulator — protein sequence MSILEGVESVLAMFEQGRHEVTFNDVIDELGLAKSSASRLLAQMVRYRLLELQPSSRRYRPGTLLIRAAQAATQAHPFDEQCRAILASLSDSTGFTAYLSMLDGTDTVVLQRLNGSNPVQVLSPPGARRPAFTTAMGRVLLSRLPEAEFSARYGTSGARKLPEAPAGCPTTVAELAERVASASRERSAVAVNEGMPGIGAVATTLADPLSGDVRGLCLSFTAMQVSQAQAHALRETLVQAVAPVGQRIGDPLWLHPRDTA from the coding sequence GTGAGCATTCTCGAAGGCGTGGAAAGCGTGCTGGCCATGTTCGAACAGGGCCGGCACGAGGTCACGTTTAACGACGTCATTGATGAACTCGGCCTGGCCAAGAGCTCGGCTTCGCGGTTGCTGGCGCAGATGGTGCGCTACCGGCTGCTGGAGCTGCAGCCATCCTCGCGACGCTACCGCCCCGGGACGCTGCTGATCCGCGCCGCCCAGGCGGCGACACAGGCGCATCCGTTCGACGAGCAATGCCGGGCGATCCTGGCCTCGCTGTCGGACTCCACCGGCTTCACCGCCTACCTGTCGATGCTCGACGGTACCGACACCGTGGTCCTGCAGCGCCTGAACGGCAGCAACCCGGTGCAAGTGCTGTCGCCGCCGGGCGCACGCCGGCCGGCATTCACCACCGCGATGGGCCGCGTCCTGCTCTCGCGCCTGCCGGAAGCTGAATTCAGCGCACGCTATGGCACCTCCGGTGCGCGCAAGTTGCCCGAAGCGCCCGCCGGCTGCCCCACTACCGTGGCCGAACTGGCCGAGCGCGTGGCAAGCGCCAGCCGCGAGCGCAGCGCGGTCGCGGTGAATGAAGGCATGCCGGGCATTGGCGCCGTGGCCACCACGCTGGCCGATCCGCTCTCCGGCGATGTGCGCGGCCTGTGCCTGTCCTTCACCGCGATGCAGGTCAGCCAGGCCCAGGCCCACGCGCTGCGCGAAACACTGGTGCAAGCGGTGGCGCCGGTCGGGCAGCGCATCGGCGATCCGCTCTGGCTCCACCCCCGCGACACCGCCTGA
- the typA gene encoding translational GTPase TypA, whose translation MTRAIRNIAIIAHVDHGKTTLVDQLLRQAGTFRDNQQVAERVMDSNDLEKERGITILAKNCAVEYNGTHINIVDTPGHADFGGEVERVLSMVDGVLLLVDAVEGPMPQTRFVTRKALALGLKPIVVVNKIDRPGARPDWVINQTFDLFDKLGATDEQLDFPVIYASGLNGFAGLTEDVRDGDMKPLFETVLDKVPVRDDDRDGPLQLQIISLDYSSYVGKIGVGRISRGRARPLQDVVVKFGPEGNPIKGRINQVLKFQGLEREIVSEAEAGDIVLINGIEELGIGCTVCAPDAQDALPMLKVDEPTLTMNFCVNTSPLAGREGKFVTSRQLRERLDRELKSNVALRVADTGDDTIFEVSGRGELHLTILLENMRREGYELAVSRPRVVFKEIDGVKNEPYELLTVDVEDSHQGGVMEELGRRKGELLDMASDGKGRTRLEYRIPARGLIGFQGEFLTLTRGTGLISHIFDDYAPVREGGLGERHNGVLISQDDGDAVAYALWKLQDRGRMFVKPGDALYEGMIIGIHSRDNDLVVNPIKGKQLTNVRASGTDEAVRLVPPIQMSLEYAVEFIADDELVELTPKSIRLRKRHLKEHERKRASREGA comes from the coding sequence ATGACCCGCGCCATCCGAAACATCGCCATCATCGCCCACGTCGATCATGGCAAGACCACCCTGGTCGACCAGCTCCTGCGCCAGGCAGGCACCTTCCGCGACAACCAGCAAGTCGCCGAGCGGGTGATGGACTCGAACGACCTGGAAAAGGAACGCGGGATCACGATTCTCGCGAAGAACTGTGCCGTCGAATACAACGGCACCCATATCAACATCGTCGACACCCCGGGTCACGCCGACTTCGGCGGTGAAGTGGAGCGCGTGCTGTCGATGGTCGACGGCGTGCTGCTGCTGGTCGACGCCGTGGAAGGCCCGATGCCCCAGACCCGCTTCGTCACGCGCAAGGCGCTGGCGCTGGGCCTGAAGCCGATCGTGGTGGTCAACAAGATCGACCGCCCGGGCGCGCGTCCGGACTGGGTCATCAACCAGACCTTCGACCTGTTCGACAAGCTGGGCGCCACCGACGAGCAACTCGACTTCCCGGTGATCTACGCCTCGGGCCTGAACGGCTTTGCCGGCCTGACCGAAGACGTGCGCGACGGCGACATGAAGCCGCTGTTCGAAACCGTGCTGGACAAGGTGCCGGTGCGTGACGACGATCGGGACGGCCCCCTGCAGCTGCAGATCATCTCGCTGGACTACTCCAGCTACGTCGGCAAGATCGGCGTGGGCCGCATCTCGCGTGGCCGCGCCCGTCCGCTGCAGGACGTGGTGGTCAAGTTCGGCCCGGAAGGCAACCCCATCAAGGGCCGTATCAACCAGGTGCTGAAGTTCCAGGGCCTGGAGCGCGAGATCGTGTCCGAGGCCGAAGCCGGCGACATCGTGCTGATCAACGGCATCGAAGAACTGGGTATCGGCTGCACCGTGTGCGCGCCGGACGCCCAGGACGCGCTGCCGATGCTGAAGGTGGATGAGCCGACGCTGACCATGAACTTCTGCGTCAACACCTCGCCGCTGGCGGGCCGTGAAGGCAAGTTCGTGACCAGCCGCCAGCTGCGCGAGCGCCTGGACCGCGAACTGAAGTCGAACGTGGCGCTGCGCGTGGCCGATACCGGCGACGACACCATCTTCGAAGTGTCGGGCCGCGGTGAACTGCACCTGACCATCCTGCTGGAAAACATGCGCCGTGAAGGCTACGAGCTGGCCGTGTCGCGTCCGCGCGTGGTGTTCAAGGAAATCGACGGCGTCAAGAACGAGCCGTACGAACTGCTGACCGTGGACGTCGAAGACAGCCACCAGGGCGGCGTGATGGAAGAGCTGGGCCGCCGCAAGGGCGAACTGCTCGACATGGCTTCGGACGGCAAGGGCCGTACCCGCCTGGAATACCGCATTCCGGCCCGCGGCCTGATCGGCTTCCAGGGCGAGTTCCTGACGCTGACGCGTGGCACCGGCCTGATCAGCCATATCTTCGACGACTACGCGCCGGTGCGCGAAGGCGGCCTGGGCGAGCGCCACAACGGCGTGCTGATCTCGCAGGATGACGGCGACGCCGTGGCCTACGCGCTGTGGAAGCTGCAGGACCGCGGCCGCATGTTCGTCAAGCCGGGTGATGCGCTGTATGAAGGCATGATCATCGGCATCCACAGCCGCGACAACGACTTGGTGGTCAACCCGATCAAGGGCAAGCAGCTGACCAACGTGCGTGCTTCGGGTACCGACGAAGCGGTGCGCCTGGTGCCGCCGATCCAGATGTCGCTGGAATATGCGGTGGAATTCATCGCCGACGACGAGCTGGTCGAGCTCACGCCCAAGAGCATCCGCCTGCGCAAGCGCCACCTGAAGGAGCACGAGCGCAAGCGTGCTTCGCGCGAAGGCGCGTAA
- a CDS encoding methyl-accepting chemotaxis protein, with product MFKNTTIGARLWFLTIVTNLLILIVGAVGWLGMSRSNDATRQIYSQQLSAAVHLAEARSNQLLVRVLLDQATFATDPADARARAATAEGFARDSEKAWKAYLALPRSAEESKLVDDVTAKREALFKQGVAPMIAALHAADRDAVMRYVLEEIPRRDIAFTAVNAELNKLQLAGAKEVYEASQHRYRNLFTTSVIALVLGLVFSTVVAWRLRGSIVRPLDIAITRFDRIAGGDLSAQAATSGGTHADESARNETARMLGMLGRMQHSLVAMVGDVRGGADAIASASKQIASGNADLSQRTEQQAASLEETASSMEELTSTVRQNADSAREARTLATDASALAERGSEAVSRVVDTMRSIDGSSSKIVDIIDVIEKIAFQTNILALNAAVEAARAGEHGRGFAVVAGDVRDLAQRCASASKEIRTLIGTSVANVREGSGLVDDAGRAMQDIVDAVRRVSGIIGDISAASDEQSHGIEQVNVAVSQMDSMTQQNAALVEQAAAAAASLEDQAQRLTSLVATFRLA from the coding sequence ATGTTCAAGAACACAACCATCGGAGCCAGATTGTGGTTCCTGACGATCGTTACCAACTTGTTGATTCTGATTGTCGGCGCAGTCGGTTGGCTCGGCATGTCGCGCAGCAACGATGCCACGCGCCAGATCTATTCGCAGCAATTGTCGGCCGCGGTGCATCTTGCCGAAGCGCGCTCGAACCAACTGCTGGTGCGTGTGTTGCTCGACCAGGCCACCTTTGCCACAGACCCCGCCGATGCCAGGGCCCGCGCCGCGACCGCCGAGGGCTTTGCGCGCGATTCCGAGAAGGCATGGAAGGCTTACCTCGCGCTGCCGCGCTCGGCCGAAGAGAGCAAGCTGGTCGATGATGTCACCGCCAAGCGCGAGGCATTGTTCAAGCAAGGCGTGGCCCCGATGATCGCAGCGCTGCACGCGGCCGATCGTGATGCGGTGATGCGGTACGTGCTCGAGGAAATCCCCAGGCGCGACATCGCCTTCACCGCGGTCAATGCCGAACTCAACAAGCTGCAGCTCGCCGGCGCGAAGGAGGTCTACGAAGCGTCGCAGCATCGCTATCGCAACCTGTTCACGACGTCGGTTATTGCACTGGTGCTGGGCCTGGTGTTCAGTACGGTGGTGGCGTGGCGCCTGCGCGGTTCGATCGTGCGGCCGCTCGACATTGCCATTACGCGCTTCGACAGGATCGCCGGCGGCGACCTGAGTGCCCAGGCAGCGACCAGCGGTGGCACGCATGCCGATGAGTCGGCGCGCAACGAAACGGCGCGCATGCTCGGCATGCTGGGCCGGATGCAACACAGCCTGGTGGCGATGGTGGGTGACGTGCGCGGCGGCGCCGACGCGATTGCCTCGGCCAGCAAGCAGATCGCCAGCGGCAATGCCGACCTGTCGCAGCGTACCGAGCAGCAGGCCGCATCGCTGGAAGAAACCGCATCCAGCATGGAAGAGCTGACCAGCACCGTGCGCCAGAACGCCGACAGCGCACGCGAGGCGCGCACGCTGGCCACTGACGCGAGCGCGCTGGCCGAGCGGGGCAGCGAGGCGGTGTCGCGCGTGGTCGATACCATGCGCTCGATCGACGGCAGTTCGAGCAAGATCGTCGACATCATCGACGTGATCGAGAAGATCGCGTTCCAGACCAATATCCTGGCGCTCAATGCCGCTGTCGAAGCGGCGCGCGCCGGCGAGCACGGCCGCGGCTTCGCGGTGGTGGCGGGCGATGTGCGCGACCTGGCGCAGCGCTGCGCCAGCGCGTCCAAGGAAATCCGGACGCTGATCGGCACTTCGGTGGCGAACGTGCGCGAAGGATCGGGATTGGTCGACGATGCCGGCCGTGCCATGCAGGACATCGTCGACGCGGTGCGGCGCGTGAGCGGCATCATTGGCGATATCAGCGCGGCGTCGGACGAACAGTCGCACGGCATCGAGCAGGTCAACGTGGCGGTGTCCCAGATGGACAGCATGACCCAGCAGAACGCGGCGCTGGTGGAGCAGGCCGCCGCCGCGGCTGCCTCGCTGGAAGACCAGGCCCAGCGCCTGACCTCGTTGGTGGCGACATTCAGGCTGGCCTGA
- a CDS encoding sterol desaturase family protein, protein MTTESLDPGLVLLAFAPVFLLTIAGEAWYWARRDRSVYSLRDTVSNAALALMHQASDAFFLWLMIRTVYGWCYQHGLRAVPETAWSFTLLLLLQDFLYYWFHRASHRVRWLWASHVTHHSSEGMNFSTAFRQSLTYPLSGMWLFWIPLAYIGFTPDWVILAVGLNLAFQFFVHTRLGRRWPWLESMFNTPSVHRVHHARNPQYIDRNYAGVLTVWDRLFGTFVPEREAPVYGITRQVRTHNPLTLTFHEWRDMFADAWRERDLRYLWKPPEWRSPRSPAAETLPRT, encoded by the coding sequence ATGACAACCGAATCGCTCGATCCCGGACTCGTGCTGCTGGCGTTTGCGCCGGTCTTCCTGCTGACCATTGCCGGCGAGGCCTGGTACTGGGCGCGCCGCGACCGGTCGGTGTACAGCCTGCGCGATACCGTCTCCAATGCAGCGCTCGCGCTGATGCACCAGGCCTCTGACGCGTTCTTCCTGTGGCTGATGATTCGGACGGTGTACGGCTGGTGTTACCAGCATGGACTGCGCGCCGTCCCGGAAACGGCGTGGTCGTTCACGTTATTGCTGTTGCTGCAGGACTTCCTCTACTACTGGTTTCACCGCGCCAGCCATCGCGTGCGCTGGCTATGGGCGTCGCACGTGACGCATCACTCGTCGGAAGGCATGAATTTCTCGACGGCGTTTCGGCAAAGCCTGACGTATCCGCTGTCCGGGATGTGGCTGTTCTGGATTCCGCTGGCGTATATCGGCTTTACGCCGGACTGGGTGATCCTGGCCGTCGGCCTGAATCTGGCATTCCAGTTCTTCGTCCATACGCGGCTGGGGCGGCGCTGGCCGTGGCTCGAATCGATGTTCAATACGCCTTCCGTCCATCGCGTGCATCACGCCAGGAACCCGCAGTACATCGACCGCAACTATGCCGGCGTGCTGACGGTGTGGGACAGGCTCTTCGGCACCTTCGTCCCCGAGCGGGAGGCGCCGGTCTACGGCATCACGCGCCAGGTGCGCACGCACAACCCGCTGACGCTGACCTTCCACGAGTGGCGCGACATGTTTGCGGACGCGTGGCGCGAGCGGGATCTCCGCTACCTGTGGAAGCCGCCGGAATGGCGCAGCCCGCGCTCGCCCGCGGCGGAGACGCTTCCGCGAACGTAG
- a CDS encoding HlyD family secretion protein, with protein sequence MSNNQQAAGTNNPQQAPATDNNSKRKRLLLSLTAAIVVAGIGYGVYWGMYARHFESTDDAYVAGNVVQVTPLVGGTVVSIAADDTQLVTAGQPLIQLDRADTQVSMEQAEAQLAQAVREVRTLYVNNGSLAANVALRDADVAKAREDLRRRQAIAGSGAVSNEEISHAQAALKAAESALLAAREQLASNKALTDQTTVEKHPNVQRAAANLRSAYLSFARSTLPAPVTGYVAKRSVQVGQRVAAGAPLMAVVPLDQVWVDANFKEVQITHMRIGQPVTLEADVYGSKVEYKGKVAGFSAGTGSAFSLLPAQNATGNWIKVVQRLPVRIALDPQQLKDHPLRVGLSMTVKVDVHREEGAAMANAAPARPMQTDVYDKVAQDADQLISQIITANNGGRAAGLPSANGANTANAASAANAKPAHT encoded by the coding sequence ATGAGCAATAACCAGCAAGCGGCCGGCACCAATAATCCCCAGCAAGCCCCGGCCACCGACAACAACAGCAAGCGCAAGCGCCTGCTGCTGTCGCTGACCGCGGCGATCGTCGTCGCCGGCATTGGCTACGGCGTGTACTGGGGCATGTACGCCCGCCATTTCGAAAGCACCGACGATGCCTACGTTGCCGGCAACGTGGTGCAGGTAACCCCGCTGGTCGGCGGCACCGTGGTGTCGATCGCCGCCGACGACACGCAGCTCGTCACCGCCGGCCAGCCGCTGATCCAGCTTGACCGGGCCGATACCCAGGTGTCGATGGAACAGGCCGAGGCGCAACTGGCGCAGGCCGTGCGCGAGGTGCGCACGCTGTACGTCAACAACGGTTCGCTCGCCGCCAACGTGGCGCTGCGCGATGCCGATGTCGCCAAGGCGCGCGAAGACCTGCGCCGCCGCCAGGCCATCGCCGGCTCGGGCGCGGTCTCCAATGAAGAGATCTCGCACGCGCAGGCCGCGCTCAAGGCCGCGGAATCGGCACTGCTGGCCGCGCGCGAGCAACTCGCATCGAACAAGGCGCTGACCGACCAGACCACGGTGGAGAAGCACCCCAATGTGCAGCGCGCCGCGGCCAACCTGCGTTCGGCCTATCTGTCGTTCGCGCGCTCGACGCTGCCGGCGCCGGTGACCGGCTACGTGGCCAAGCGCTCGGTGCAGGTGGGTCAGCGCGTGGCCGCTGGCGCGCCGCTGATGGCAGTGGTGCCGCTGGACCAGGTCTGGGTCGACGCCAACTTCAAGGAAGTGCAGATCACCCATATGCGCATCGGCCAGCCGGTGACGCTGGAGGCCGACGTGTATGGCTCCAAGGTGGAGTACAAGGGCAAGGTCGCGGGCTTCTCGGCCGGCACCGGCTCGGCCTTCTCGCTGCTGCCGGCTCAGAACGCCACCGGCAACTGGATCAAGGTGGTGCAGCGCCTGCCGGTGCGTATCGCGCTGGATCCGCAGCAACTCAAGGACCACCCGCTGCGCGTGGGCCTGTCGATGACCGTGAAGGTCGATGTGCACCGCGAGGAAGGCGCCGCCATGGCCAACGCCGCGCCGGCCAGGCCGATGCAGACCGATGTCTATGACAAGGTCGCGCAGGACGCCGACCAGCTGATCTCGCAGATCATCACCGCCAACAACGGCGGCCGCGCAGCGGGGCTGCCCTCTGCTAACGGCGCCAACACCGCCAACGCGGCCAGCGCCGCGAACGCCAAGCCTGCCCATACCTGA
- a CDS encoding efflux transporter outer membrane subunit: MKHALSSQAPLSARPRELARRAGTLALTAVAVAVLAGCAALGNSHSTQTMADPAAMATSQTLPGEHGQWPTQDWVDQFKDPQLSALVDEAVKDNPSLQAAFARVEASRAMAEATRSALYPHLEFEGSLIRQRFSNNDLFMGTPLAGSWQNQSRLQVGLSYDFDFWGKNRDALEAALSDDRAAEAESQASRLILATSIARNYARLAALYAQRDVADRAIAQRRDLTDLSRQRLAAGLDTQVETTQARGTVAASQTDLQRVDEEIALARNQLAALLGKGPDRGLQIQPPVLLAQATPTLPDDLTIGLLGRRPDLVAARWRVEAASKDINVAKKEFLPDVSLTAFAGLAALDPSKLLMGISRTFGIGPTIRLPIFEGGKLRANLKGKYAGYDIAVANYNQALVDALRETADTMTSIRSVDKQIQTQREALDLAEHAYALATTRYKAGLGTQLTVLNAESNVLQQRRLATDLQARRLDLQMGLMKALGGGYQEPAEGEEGHAGHSQAGTAQQQDKTQAGARG, encoded by the coding sequence ATGAAACACGCCCTCTCTTCACAAGCCCCCCTGTCGGCCCGCCCGCGCGAGCTGGCTCGCCGCGCGGGCACGCTGGCACTGACCGCCGTAGCCGTGGCGGTGCTGGCCGGCTGCGCCGCGCTCGGCAATTCGCACAGCACCCAGACCATGGCCGACCCGGCCGCGATGGCCACCTCGCAAACCCTGCCCGGCGAACACGGCCAGTGGCCCACGCAGGACTGGGTAGACCAGTTCAAGGACCCGCAACTGAGCGCGCTGGTCGACGAAGCGGTCAAGGACAATCCCAGCCTGCAGGCCGCCTTTGCCCGCGTGGAAGCCTCGCGCGCCATGGCCGAGGCCACGCGCAGCGCGCTCTACCCGCACCTGGAGTTCGAAGGCAGCCTGATCCGCCAGCGCTTCTCCAACAACGACCTGTTCATGGGCACGCCGCTGGCCGGCTCGTGGCAGAACCAGTCGCGCCTGCAGGTGGGCCTGTCCTATGACTTCGACTTCTGGGGCAAGAACCGCGACGCCCTTGAAGCCGCGCTGTCAGACGACCGCGCCGCCGAGGCGGAAAGCCAGGCCTCGCGCCTGATCCTGGCGACCTCGATCGCGCGCAACTACGCCCGCCTGGCCGCGCTGTATGCCCAGCGCGACGTCGCCGATCGCGCGATCGCGCAGCGCCGCGACCTGACCGATCTGTCGCGCCAGCGACTGGCCGCGGGCCTGGACACGCAGGTCGAGACCACGCAGGCACGCGGCACCGTGGCCGCATCGCAGACCGACCTGCAGCGCGTCGACGAAGAGATCGCGCTGGCCCGCAACCAGCTCGCCGCGCTGCTGGGCAAGGGCCCGGACCGCGGCCTGCAGATCCAGCCTCCGGTGCTGCTGGCACAGGCCACGCCCACCCTGCCCGACGACCTGACCATCGGCCTGCTCGGGCGTCGGCCCGACCTGGTGGCGGCGCGCTGGCGCGTCGAAGCGGCGTCCAAGGACATCAACGTCGCCAAGAAGGAGTTCCTGCCCGACGTCAGCCTGACCGCCTTTGCCGGCCTGGCCGCGCTGGACCCGTCCAAGCTGCTGATGGGCATCAGCCGCACCTTCGGCATCGGCCCGACCATCCGTCTGCCGATCTTCGAGGGCGGCAAGCTGCGCGCCAACCTGAAGGGCAAGTACGCCGGCTACGACATCGCCGTGGCCAACTACAACCAGGCGCTGGTCGATGCGCTGCGCGAAACCGCAGACACCATGACCAGCATCCGCAGCGTCGACAAGCAGATCCAGACCCAGCGCGAAGCCCTGGACCTGGCCGAGCACGCCTACGCGCTGGCGACCACGCGCTACAAGGCAGGCCTGGGCACGCAGCTGACCGTGCTCAATGCGGAAAGCAACGTGCTGCAGCAGCGCCGGCTCGCGACCGACCTGCAGGCGCGCCGCCTTGACTTGCAAATGGGCCTGATGAAGGCGCTCGGCGGCGGCTACCAGGAGCCCGCCGAAGGCGAGGAAGGCCATGCAGGCCACAGCCAGGCCGGCACCGCACAGCAACAGGACAAGACCCAGGCGGGCGCCCGCGGCTGA